A window from Festucalex cinctus isolate MCC-2025b chromosome 12, RoL_Fcin_1.0, whole genome shotgun sequence encodes these proteins:
- the frmd6 gene encoding FERM domain-containing protein 6 isoform X2, with product MNKVNFHNNKAMQDRRCVCVFLPNDDTLNIIVNVKTLCQELLVQVCDLLRLKDCHLFGLSVIQNNEHIYMELDQKLSKYCPKEWKKEASKGIDQFGPPMIIHFRAQYYVENGRLISDRAARYYYYWHLRKQVLLSQCIQREEAYFLLAAFALQADLGNFKRNKHFGKYFEPEAYFPPWVIAKRGRDYILRHIPNMHKDQFALTASEAHLKYIKECAQLDDVTVHYYRLYKDKKEVEASLTLGLTLRGIQIFQNIGSVRQLLYDFPWTNVGKLVFVGKKFEILPDGLPSARKLIYYTGCPVRSRHLLQLLSNSHRLYMNLQPVLKQVRRLEEHEEKKQYRESYISDALDLDMDHLDKRSRASGSSSGSVSRHKRLSRHSTASHGSSHTSGIEADSFRAPHPAPHGPLRTCGSSTTSHGSSHTSGVESGGKERVLDDDEIEMLVDDPKDYEELSETSLDQELCIHITEDMLNMSPDHNNGFSGLIVKDVSSSTSSSSETVVKMRGQSIESLPQTSTCRKPPSSSDRHSQSLDDVRLYQKDCLQWAELCQDTAHSYTFGCAQELSDGGGGGAYQGLADQCAGIKRTSKYFSLDLTSDDVPEFVV from the exons aTGAACAAAGTGAACTTCCACAACAACAAAGCCATGCAGGACCGCCGCTGCGTCTGTGTCTTTCTGCCTAATGACGACACGCTCAACATCATAGTCAAT GTGAAGACCCTGTGCCAGGAGCTGTTGGTCCAGGTGTGTGATCTCCTGAGGCTGAAGGACTGTCACCTGTTTGGACTCAGTGTTATTCAAA ATAATGAACACATTTACATGGAACTGGACCAGAAACTGTCCAAGTACTGCCCCAAAGAATGGAAGAAGGAAGCCAGCAAG GGAATTGACCAGTTTggcccgcccatgatcatccaCTTCAGAGCTCAGTATTACGTGGAGAACGGACGCTTGATAAG TGACCGCGCCGCTcggtactactactactggcaCTTGAGGAAACAGGTGCTACTCTCACAGTGCATCCAGCGGGAAGAGGCCTACTTCCTGCTGGCTGCCTTCGCCCTGCAGGCCGACCTGGGCAACTTTAAACGGAACAAGCACTTTGGCAAATACTTTGAACCCGAAGCCTACTTCCCTCCCTGG GTGATAGCCAAGCGGGGCCGCGACTACATCCTGAGACATATCCCCAACATGCACAAGGACCAGTTTGCCCTCACGGCCTCCGAGGCGCATCTCAAGTACATCAAAGAGTGTGCGCAGCTTGACGACGTCACCGTTCATTATTACAGACTGTACAAG GACAAGAAGGAAGTGGAGGCATCGCTCACTTTGGGTCTGACTTTACGTGGGATTCAAATATTCCAG aacaTTGGCTCTGTGAGGCAGCTTTTGTACGACTTTCCGTGGACCAACGTGGGGAAGCTCGTCTTCGTG ggaAAGAAGTTTGAGATCCTCCCCGATGGGCTGCCCTCGGCCCGGAAACTAATTTACTACACCGGCTGCCCTGTGCGTTCCCGTCACCTCCTGCAGCTGCTCAGCAACAGTCACCGGCTCTACATGAACCTGCAGCCGGTCCTCAAGCAGGTCCGCCGGCTGGAGGAACACGAAG AGAAGAAACAGTACCGCGAGTCGTACATCAGCGACGCTCTGGACCTGGACATGGACCACCTGGACAAGCGCTCGCGGGCCagcggcagcagcagcggcagcgTCTCCCGCCACAAACGTCTGTCCCGCCATTCCACCGCCAGCCACGGCAGCTCGCACACGTCGGGCATCGAGGCGGACAGCTTCCGCGCGCCTCACCCGGCCCCCCACGGGCCCCTGAGAACATGTGGTTCATCCACCACCAGCCACGGGAGCTCGCACACGTCGGGGGTGGAGAGTGGCGGAAAAGAGCGTGTTCTGGATGATGACG AAATTGAGATGCTGGTGGACGACCCCAAAGACTACGAGGAGTTGAGCGAGACGTCCCTGGACCAGGAGTTGTGCATTCACATCACTGAGGACATGTTGAACATGTCCCCTGATCACAACAACGGATTctccg GTCTCATCGTCAAAGATGTCAGCTCGTCCACGTCCAGCTCCTCTGAGACGGTCGTCAAGATGAGAGGACAAAGCATCGAGTCCCTCCCACAG ACGTCGACATGCAGGAAGCCTCCATCGTCCAGCGACCGCCACAGCCAGTCGCTGGACGATGTGCGCTTATACCAGAAGGACTGCCTTCAGTGGGCCGAGCTGTGCCAGGACACGGCGCACAGCTACACTTTTGGATGCGCCCAGGAGTTGAGCGACGGCGGAGGCGGCGGGGCCTACCAGGGCCTGGCCGACCAGTGCGCCGGGATCAAGAGAACCAGCAAGTACTTCTCCCTGGACCTCACCAGTGATGACGTGCCCGAGTTTGTGGTGTGA
- the frmd6 gene encoding FERM domain-containing protein 6 isoform X1, with amino-acid sequence MNKVNFHNNKAMQDRRCVCVFLPNDDTLNIIVNVKTLCQELLVQVCDLLRLKDCHLFGLSVIQNNEHIYMELDQKLSKYCPKEWKKEASKGIDQFGPPMIIHFRAQYYVENGRLISDRAARYYYYWHLRKQVLLSQCIQREEAYFLLAAFALQADLGNFKRNKHFGKYFEPEAYFPPWVIAKRGRDYILRHIPNMHKDQFALTASEAHLKYIKECAQLDDVTVHYYRLYKDKKEVEASLTLGLTLRGIQIFQNIGSVRQLLYDFPWTNVGKLVFVGKKFEILPDGLPSARKLIYYTGCPVRSRHLLQLLSNSHRLYMNLQPVLKQVRRLEEHEEKKQYRESYISDALDLDMDHLDKRSRASGSSSGSVSRHKRLSRHSTASHGSSHTSGIEADSFRAPHPAPHGPLRTCGSSTTSHGSSHTSGVESGGKERVLDDDAEIEMLVDDPKDYEELSETSLDQELCIHITEDMLNMSPDHNNGFSGLIVKDVSSSTSSSSETVVKMRGQSIESLPQTSTCRKPPSSSDRHSQSLDDVRLYQKDCLQWAELCQDTAHSYTFGCAQELSDGGGGGAYQGLADQCAGIKRTSKYFSLDLTSDDVPEFVV; translated from the exons aTGAACAAAGTGAACTTCCACAACAACAAAGCCATGCAGGACCGCCGCTGCGTCTGTGTCTTTCTGCCTAATGACGACACGCTCAACATCATAGTCAAT GTGAAGACCCTGTGCCAGGAGCTGTTGGTCCAGGTGTGTGATCTCCTGAGGCTGAAGGACTGTCACCTGTTTGGACTCAGTGTTATTCAAA ATAATGAACACATTTACATGGAACTGGACCAGAAACTGTCCAAGTACTGCCCCAAAGAATGGAAGAAGGAAGCCAGCAAG GGAATTGACCAGTTTggcccgcccatgatcatccaCTTCAGAGCTCAGTATTACGTGGAGAACGGACGCTTGATAAG TGACCGCGCCGCTcggtactactactactggcaCTTGAGGAAACAGGTGCTACTCTCACAGTGCATCCAGCGGGAAGAGGCCTACTTCCTGCTGGCTGCCTTCGCCCTGCAGGCCGACCTGGGCAACTTTAAACGGAACAAGCACTTTGGCAAATACTTTGAACCCGAAGCCTACTTCCCTCCCTGG GTGATAGCCAAGCGGGGCCGCGACTACATCCTGAGACATATCCCCAACATGCACAAGGACCAGTTTGCCCTCACGGCCTCCGAGGCGCATCTCAAGTACATCAAAGAGTGTGCGCAGCTTGACGACGTCACCGTTCATTATTACAGACTGTACAAG GACAAGAAGGAAGTGGAGGCATCGCTCACTTTGGGTCTGACTTTACGTGGGATTCAAATATTCCAG aacaTTGGCTCTGTGAGGCAGCTTTTGTACGACTTTCCGTGGACCAACGTGGGGAAGCTCGTCTTCGTG ggaAAGAAGTTTGAGATCCTCCCCGATGGGCTGCCCTCGGCCCGGAAACTAATTTACTACACCGGCTGCCCTGTGCGTTCCCGTCACCTCCTGCAGCTGCTCAGCAACAGTCACCGGCTCTACATGAACCTGCAGCCGGTCCTCAAGCAGGTCCGCCGGCTGGAGGAACACGAAG AGAAGAAACAGTACCGCGAGTCGTACATCAGCGACGCTCTGGACCTGGACATGGACCACCTGGACAAGCGCTCGCGGGCCagcggcagcagcagcggcagcgTCTCCCGCCACAAACGTCTGTCCCGCCATTCCACCGCCAGCCACGGCAGCTCGCACACGTCGGGCATCGAGGCGGACAGCTTCCGCGCGCCTCACCCGGCCCCCCACGGGCCCCTGAGAACATGTGGTTCATCCACCACCAGCCACGGGAGCTCGCACACGTCGGGGGTGGAGAGTGGCGGAAAAGAGCGTGTTCTGGATGATGACG CAGAAATTGAGATGCTGGTGGACGACCCCAAAGACTACGAGGAGTTGAGCGAGACGTCCCTGGACCAGGAGTTGTGCATTCACATCACTGAGGACATGTTGAACATGTCCCCTGATCACAACAACGGATTctccg GTCTCATCGTCAAAGATGTCAGCTCGTCCACGTCCAGCTCCTCTGAGACGGTCGTCAAGATGAGAGGACAAAGCATCGAGTCCCTCCCACAG ACGTCGACATGCAGGAAGCCTCCATCGTCCAGCGACCGCCACAGCCAGTCGCTGGACGATGTGCGCTTATACCAGAAGGACTGCCTTCAGTGGGCCGAGCTGTGCCAGGACACGGCGCACAGCTACACTTTTGGATGCGCCCAGGAGTTGAGCGACGGCGGAGGCGGCGGGGCCTACCAGGGCCTGGCCGACCAGTGCGCCGGGATCAAGAGAACCAGCAAGTACTTCTCCCTGGACCTCACCAGTGATGACGTGCCCGAGTTTGTGGTGTGA